The DNA window ACTCCATCCTGATCAAACTGAACCAGATCGGTTCTGTATCCGAGACACTGGAAGCTATCAAGATGGCACACAAAGCAGGATATACCGCCATTTCCTCTCACCGTTCCGGTGAAACCGAAGACACCACGATCGCAGATCTTGCAGTAGCACTGAACACCTGTCAGATCAAGACCGGTGCACCAAGCCGAAGCGAACGTGTGGCAAAATACAACCAGCTGTTAAGAATCGAGGAAGAACTCGGTGAAGCAGCAGTATTTCCGGGAAAAGAAGCATTTGGCATCAAAAAATAAAGGCAGAAAAATGCTGTCGGATCATTAGAGGTGGGTGCATCGATTTTTGTAAAAATCGATGCACCCTTTTCTACGTCAAAAAAGGCTTTTCTGTAAATGAAAAATGTTTCATGCGGATGTGTCAGAACACGTTCTTTGTTCTGTTGAACTACGGAAGTGATTGTAAAGAAAAAAAGAAACTGATACAATAAAAGCGTATGTTGCTGAAAAGATAAAAAAGATGGAAATCAGGAGGAAGAATGTGAAGAAAAAACAAAAGGTGCTTTGGAAATTGTTTTTGTCCACGTTATATCTGAGTGCCTTTACTTTTGGAGGCGGGTATGTGATCGTTACGCTGATGAAGGATAAGTTCGTGGATAAGTACCATTGGATCGAAGAAAATGAGATGTTGGATCTGATTGCTATTGCACAGTCGGCACCTGGGGCGATCGCGGTAAATGGAGCAATTGTGGTTGGCTATAAACTGGCCGGTCTTGCAGGGGTACTGACAGCAATTTTCGGAACAGTTCTGCCACCTTTTCTTATCATCTCTGCGATCTCTGTTTTTTATCAGATGTTTCGGGATAATTTCATCA is part of the Blautia faecicola genome and encodes:
- a CDS encoding chromate transporter; amino-acid sequence: MEIRRKNVKKKQKVLWKLFLSTLYLSAFTFGGGYVIVTLMKDKFVDKYHWIEENEMLDLIAIAQSAPGAIAVNGAIVVGYKLAGLAGVLTAIFGTVLPPFLIISAISVFYQMFRDNFIIRELLDGMQAGVGAVIASVVWDMAAGITKKKEWTSIVIMVAAFIASYAMEVPVVYIVLICIAMGVSRTVLSGRGKRKK